The following proteins are encoded in a genomic region of Hymenobacter siberiensis:
- a CDS encoding DUF3089 domain-containing protein, whose protein sequence is MPLTSCLRLLKPPHDFAYYHPGPVPNYAEDSNWAALPTRCDPADAVPRKTTLRDQQATAEADVFFVHPTTYFWRGSWNASVANARLNCYTDRSAIRKQATVFNATARIYAPRYRQATLYSFFDSTAEGSSRKALALAYADVRTAFQYYLAHYNQGRPIIIAGHSQGTDHATRLLHEFFDNDLKLRRQLVAAYLIGFRVQPHEYQTILPCADSLSTGCFVAYNSVATGNEFPPFSHVAVTNPLTWTTDTARAPASLNRGGVSQCFKRIDPHVTDAKIHDGLLWVTPPKPGGYPRFLLPGELILRHSFHIADYSLFYMNLRENAQARVRAWQLRSK, encoded by the coding sequence TTGCCGCTCACCAGCTGCCTCCGCCTGCTCAAGCCGCCGCACGATTTTGCCTACTACCACCCCGGCCCCGTCCCCAACTATGCCGAGGACAGCAACTGGGCTGCCCTGCCTACCCGCTGCGACCCGGCCGATGCCGTGCCCCGCAAAACCACCCTGCGCGACCAGCAGGCAACGGCCGAAGCCGACGTGTTTTTCGTGCACCCCACTACTTACTTCTGGCGCGGCTCCTGGAACGCCAGCGTGGCTAATGCCCGCCTCAACTGCTATACCGACCGCAGTGCCATCCGCAAGCAGGCCACCGTGTTCAACGCCACCGCCCGTATCTACGCCCCGCGCTACCGGCAGGCCACGCTATATTCCTTCTTCGATTCTACCGCCGAAGGCAGCAGCCGCAAAGCCCTGGCCCTGGCTTACGCCGATGTGCGCACCGCTTTCCAATACTACCTCGCGCACTACAACCAGGGCCGCCCCATCATCATCGCAGGCCACAGCCAGGGCACCGACCACGCCACCCGCCTCCTCCACGAGTTCTTCGATAACGACCTCAAGCTGCGCCGTCAGCTCGTAGCCGCCTACCTCATTGGCTTCAGGGTGCAGCCGCATGAGTACCAGACCATTCTACCCTGCGCCGATTCGCTGTCCACGGGCTGCTTCGTGGCCTACAATTCCGTGGCCACCGGTAACGAATTCCCGCCCTTCAGCCACGTTGCCGTCACCAACCCCCTCACCTGGACCACCGATACCGCGCGGGCTCCTGCCAGCCTCAACCGGGGCGGCGTCAGCCAGTGCTTCAAGCGTATCGACCCGCACGTAACCGATGCTAAAATCCACGACGGCCTCCTTTGGGTCACGCCACCCAAACCCGGCGGCTACCCGCGCTTCCTGCTCCCCGGCGAGCTCATCCTCCGCCACTCCTTCCACATCGCCGACTACTCCCTCTTCTACATGAACCTGCGCGAGAATGCGCAGGCGCGGGTGCGGGCGTGGCAGCTAAGAAGCAAGTAA
- the tsf gene encoding translation elongation factor Ts, giving the protein MAAITAADVNKLRTMTGAGMMDCKKALVEADGDFEAARDILRKHGQKIADKRAENETSEGLVLVSVSEDGTQGKLVALACETESVAKVANFRELAQQILDTAVRIDASTKEDILAAKAADGQSIQEHVTDLMGKIGEKLEVTYATLTAEKVASYVHSDNKKAVLVGLKNVGDADAAAVGRDVAMQIVAMKPIAVDKDGVDASIAEREIEVGKEQARTEGKPEAMLEKIAQGKLNKFYKDNTLLNQEFVKDSSMTIAQLLDSKSKGMTVSDFKRVAIGA; this is encoded by the coding sequence ATGGCCGCTATTACCGCCGCAGACGTAAATAAGCTCCGCACCATGACCGGTGCCGGCATGATGGATTGCAAAAAAGCACTGGTGGAAGCCGACGGCGATTTCGAAGCCGCCCGCGACATTCTGCGCAAGCACGGCCAGAAAATCGCTGACAAGCGCGCCGAGAACGAGACGTCGGAAGGCCTCGTGCTGGTGAGCGTGAGCGAAGACGGCACCCAAGGCAAACTGGTGGCACTGGCTTGCGAAACCGAGTCGGTAGCTAAAGTGGCTAACTTCCGTGAGCTGGCTCAGCAAATTCTGGACACGGCCGTGCGCATCGACGCGAGCACGAAAGAGGACATCCTCGCTGCCAAAGCTGCGGACGGCCAGAGCATTCAGGAGCACGTGACGGACCTGATGGGCAAAATCGGCGAGAAGCTGGAAGTGACTTACGCTACGCTGACCGCTGAGAAAGTGGCTTCGTACGTGCACTCCGACAACAAGAAGGCCGTACTCGTGGGCCTGAAGAACGTGGGCGACGCCGACGCTGCTGCCGTGGGCCGCGACGTAGCCATGCAAATTGTGGCCATGAAGCCCATTGCCGTTGACAAAGACGGTGTGGATGCTTCCATTGCTGAGCGTGAGATTGAAGTGGGCAAAGAGCAGGCCCGCACCGAAGGCAAGCCCGAGGCGATGCTGGAGAAAATTGCCCAGGGCAAGCTCAACAAGTTCTACAAGGACAACACCCTGCTGAACCAGGAGTTCGTAAAAGACAGCTCGATGACCATCGCCCAGCTGCTCGACAGCAAGTCGAAAGGCATGACGGTTTCGGACTTCAAGCGTGTGGCTATCGGCGCTTAA